Genomic DNA from Pelosinus sp. IPA-1:
TCTGGAAAGTTTTCGTTCTTCCGACCATTTTCTTATTCATCTCCATACAAACTTTAATGACCGTTGAAATAGAATACTCAAGTATAGTTAGTTGGATAGTTGGTATGCTAGTTGGAAGTATAGTAGGTTGGTGGCAAGTAAAACGTTTAGATATAAAAATAGATAAAAAGCGTTCACTTATTCAGATACCTGGTTCATGGGATGCATTGCTGGTTATGCTTATTGTTTTTACTGCAAAATATTACGTTGGATATGAACAAGCTACAAATCCAGCGTTAGTGGCACAATTGAAATTCAAAGTCAGCATGTTAGTATCATCTGGAGTGTGTACTGGTTTGTTTTTAGGAAGATTATTTTGTTATTTGGGAAATTATAAGGATGGTAAAGAGGTCGACCTTATTTGATATATTTATAGAGATTATATAGCTAATTTGTGTTAAATAATAATAGGGTGAGTAGGAGGAATAAAAAATGGATGAAGTGGATTACAAGATATTTGGTGCCGAGATGCAGTTTGTTGAAGTAGAACTTGATCCTGGTGAAAGTGTAGTAGCGGAAGCTGGGGCCATGATGTACAAAGATAGTACAGTGGAAATGAATACTATTTTTGGTGATGGGTCGGCTAAAAGCAGCCAAGGAGGTTTGTTTGATAAGCTAGTGGGTGCCGGAAAACGATTGTTGACAGGTGAGAGTCTATTTATGACTGTTTTTAGTCACCGTGGTTCTGGCAAAGCAAAAGTCGCTTTTGGTGCACCCTATCCTGGTAACATCATACCAATGCATCTAGCCCAATATGGTGGTACTATAATCTGCCAGAAAGACAGTTTCTTATGTGCAGCAAAAGGTGTTTCAGTAGGAATTTATTTTCAACGTAAAATCATGACAGGATTGTTCGGCGGTGAAGGATTTATCATGCAGAAACTTGAAGGTGATGGTCTTGCATTTATGCATGCTGGTGGTACCATCGTCGAGCGTCAACTTAAGCCAGGTGAAGTATTACACGTTGATACTGGATGTGTTGTAGCTTTTGAGCCTAGTGTCCAGTTCGATATTCAACAAGCAGGAAACATCAAGAGTGCTTTATTTGGAGGGGAAGGATGGTTTTTTGCAGTTTTACAAGGACCAGGGAAAATTTGGCTGCAATCACTCCCCTTTTCTCGATTGGCAGGACGGATGTTGGCAGCAGCGCCACAGAGGGGCGGAAGTAGAGAAGAAGGCAGTGTACTTGGCAAGGGGGTTCTAGGCGGCACTCTACTTGGTGGCCTGGGTAGTTTCCTTGGCGACGACGATGAGTAATTGTATACACAAAATTAAAATTTTAGTGAATATATTCTTGAATTATTCTACAGAATAGTATAAGATAGATCAAAGAGAATTTGGGAAATTTAACATAATAAGTCAATGATAGGGAGAGTAATAGGTACTCTGCATAAGAGAGTTGGTGTTTGGTGCAAATCAACTAGAGTATATTATGAAATCCACCCTTGAGACGTTAGTGAAGAACTAAACCGTAGCACCGGTTATCATGCATAAAGTGAGTTAGAGTACTCTAACTAAACTAGGTGGTACCACGGAAGATTACCTTTCGTCCTTGATTGTTTTCAAGGATGAAAGGTTTTTTTATTTGAAAAAGACATTAAATAAGGGGAGTGTTAATTATGTTGGATATTAACTATATTAGGAATCATTCAGATATTGTTAAAAAGGCTGTAATCCATAAATTAATGAACACGAACATTGACCGGATTTTGGAGTTGGACATTCAAATTAGAGAGTCAGCCACTTTGGTGGATTCTTTACGGGCGGAACGAAACTTTTTGTCAAAACAAATTCGCGACGTAACGGAGAAAGAAGGGCAAGCTATAGTTGAAAAGGTCAGGGAGGTCAAGGAAAGATTATTGGTTCTAGAAGGCAATCTTTCTGTAATGAAAAAAGAGTTTG
This window encodes:
- a CDS encoding DUF6622 family protein, whose translation is MEAIWQTLIHTPWWVYLLLSYLIAVGIKSSKVRIIPFWKVFVLPTIFLFISIQTLMTVEIEYSSIVSWIVGMLVGSIVGWWQVKRLDIKIDKKRSLIQIPGSWDALLVMLIVFTAKYYVGYEQATNPALVAQLKFKVSMLVSSGVCTGLFLGRLFCYLGNYKDGKEVDLI
- a CDS encoding TIGR00266 family protein — encoded protein: MDEVDYKIFGAEMQFVEVELDPGESVVAEAGAMMYKDSTVEMNTIFGDGSAKSSQGGLFDKLVGAGKRLLTGESLFMTVFSHRGSGKAKVAFGAPYPGNIIPMHLAQYGGTIICQKDSFLCAAKGVSVGIYFQRKIMTGLFGGEGFIMQKLEGDGLAFMHAGGTIVERQLKPGEVLHVDTGCVVAFEPSVQFDIQQAGNIKSALFGGEGWFFAVLQGPGKIWLQSLPFSRLAGRMLAAAPQRGGSREEGSVLGKGVLGGTLLGGLGSFLGDDDE